Proteins from a genomic interval of Chryseobacterium indologenes:
- a CDS encoding helix-turn-helix domain-containing protein, whose protein sequence is MESINFIGVEPDNLISEIVSKVKESLLTDLEKTFKENEPKRYLSADDICERFGVTKPTIHEWRKRGILKSYKLGSRVYYRLDEIENAMIIND, encoded by the coding sequence ATGGAATCTATAAATTTTATTGGTGTAGAACCAGACAACCTCATCAGCGAAATTGTAAGTAAAGTGAAAGAATCTTTACTGACCGATTTAGAAAAAACATTTAAAGAAAATGAGCCCAAACGTTACCTTTCAGCAGATGACATCTGTGAAAGATTTGGAGTTACCAAGCCTACAATTCACGAGTGGCGTAAACGTGGAATACTGAAATCCTACAAACTGGGTTCAAGAGTATACTACAGACTTGACGAAATAGAAAATGCAATGATAATTAACGATTAA
- a CDS encoding helix-turn-helix transcriptional regulator, protein MNNGIGFKIKRLREQKEISQETLAYQLDISQSYLSKIENGVIEKIDFLFMQKIADFFKVEPQYFLEDQIVQNNTDNNHNSAVGNIYSTVTIHNTISENVLENLIENQKQLTVQQEQITQLMTMQNKLIESLLKN, encoded by the coding sequence ATGAATAACGGCATAGGTTTCAAAATAAAAAGATTGAGAGAACAGAAAGAAATTTCTCAAGAAACTTTGGCATATCAATTAGACATTTCTCAAAGTTATCTCAGTAAAATAGAAAACGGAGTAATAGAAAAAATTGATTTCCTTTTTATGCAAAAGATAGCCGATTTTTTTAAGGTAGAACCGCAATATTTTTTGGAAGACCAGATCGTTCAAAACAATACCGATAATAACCATAATTCTGCTGTGGGCAATATTTATAGTACTGTCACAATACATAATACAATTTCTGAAAATGTCTTAGAAAATTTAATTGAAAACCAAAAACAGCTAACGGTACAACAGGAACAAATAACTCAACTTATGACAATGCAAAATAAGTTAATAGAAAGTTTACTAAAGAATTAA
- a CDS encoding ComF family protein encodes MILDLLFPNRCIHCNRMIDAELLVCDLCFDQIHFTHYNYFENNPIREKCSLLFPVENTFALIQFEKENLSRKLIHELKYKGREKVGKILAEWTTEVVDFKNRKPDLLVSVPLHPKKLRERGYNQLHLFTETLSEFYRIPFDHQLIKRNHYSKAQALKDKKHRLETVNTFSLTQPVSGQHILLIDDVFTTGNTISSIAWEILNSGNNRVSVLVMAIDV; translated from the coding sequence ATGATACTTGACCTATTATTTCCTAACCGCTGTATTCATTGCAACAGAATGATTGATGCTGAGTTATTGGTATGTGATTTATGTTTTGATCAGATTCATTTTACGCATTACAATTATTTTGAAAACAATCCTATCCGCGAAAAATGCAGCTTGCTCTTTCCTGTTGAGAATACCTTTGCTCTGATACAGTTTGAAAAAGAAAACCTGAGCCGGAAGCTTATCCATGAGCTCAAATATAAAGGAAGGGAGAAAGTCGGAAAAATTCTTGCAGAATGGACCACGGAAGTAGTGGATTTTAAAAACCGGAAACCCGATCTCCTGGTAAGCGTTCCTCTTCATCCGAAAAAATTAAGAGAAAGGGGATATAATCAGCTTCACCTTTTCACGGAGACATTGTCGGAATTTTACAGGATTCCGTTTGATCATCAGCTTATCAAAAGAAATCACTATTCAAAAGCCCAGGCATTAAAAGATAAGAAACACAGGCTGGAAACTGTGAATACCTTTTCTTTAACCCAACCTGTTAGCGGGCAACATATTTTACTGATCGATGATGTCTTTACTACCGGCAATACCATCTCTTCTATAGCCTGGGAGATTTTAAATTCCGGCAACAATAGGGTGAGTGTATTGGTAATGGCTATAGATGTTTAA
- a CDS encoding RHS repeat protein, protein MKKNYFYAAVLALWCGTAMGQLNNFQGVNFGNMPNPVPSLAPLASFNDNPPSLASGVPEISMPLLSLPGYGSGVGLQLSYDRAGSGETVGEMGAGWFMPKGGAISRKINGLLDEIHQDLNSPDYEKNVFDDEYYYSVPGLSGKFKIERNIQQNSFSLIDLSPLNHVKIAYTRKNNVATLIVDSFTITDDQGNTYHFNDSSIAALLSSNDIGEISSTEFNSAFYLSSIKNASGVEVASFTYKKEAKYLDDKTTLFYKTCQLEKISTAFGNIEMVYDYDEALEKTKNEPYSIKKIILNNKYAKTAEYAFEYSYPFPSGSVESTSKIRQLDKIKKMDGQTVLEETSFLYNPLSSNSSGSLNCGGTQIIKPYGMLNKIIFPTKGATEYVYETGEVYKDRNSAAYLESISGDLIDMCIQYTQQYPLQNFDTTQSLTYTFTIPGDPTKKKTLWFDFAIEYNLIPGPIDPNTGFPTIPPPIKENQKMSYTLKRGNETIFANTKVSGKKFYNYPGQYTVTITIPYVHGGSGNFSYTELMYKPGPYRNSSPAGMRIKSINRYNDVSSTMPIQSMSYSYNKLNSTDTSGEMQSGEVIYRNVKVSEDSGKGYSQYYFKLPSEYPSYSYVYNGNTVPLRPYHNLVKSGVLEKKEIYSDSNQLLAKDEYNYTFTEVDNSVYEIGDTKTYSKPAFTSQTKTSSVAYPSGTASSFLQSSGENNVRADNFKPSSSKSIAPDGTVTETFYKYAQDKNHTRLLEANMTGVLLESEVKENGKTIGKSETKFDNGSHLYPSSVIVYDRQTQAPVTTSTLDVYDSKGNLVQATGKNGIPSTTVWGYNQKLPIAVIAGASYAQVASLSSVTAAIAASDADNDNPANEPALLQALDTLRKDPALKDFSITTSTYDPLVGITNSISANGIRTTNAYDTAGRLIKVKDSDGKTLTENQYNYKH, encoded by the coding sequence ATGAAGAAAAATTATTTTTATGCTGCGGTTCTGGCCTTATGGTGCGGGACTGCCATGGGACAGCTTAATAACTTTCAAGGAGTCAATTTTGGAAATATGCCCAATCCCGTTCCTTCTCTGGCCCCTCTTGCCAGTTTTAATGATAATCCGCCTTCTCTTGCGTCGGGAGTTCCTGAAATCTCAATGCCATTACTGAGTCTTCCGGGATATGGTTCCGGAGTGGGGTTGCAGCTCAGCTATGACCGTGCGGGTTCTGGTGAAACGGTAGGAGAAATGGGGGCAGGCTGGTTTATGCCTAAAGGAGGAGCTATTTCCAGAAAAATTAACGGTTTGCTGGATGAAATCCATCAGGATCTGAACAGCCCGGATTATGAGAAAAATGTGTTTGATGACGAATACTATTACAGTGTTCCCGGTCTTTCAGGAAAGTTTAAAATCGAAAGAAATATACAGCAGAATAGCTTTAGCCTGATTGACCTCTCCCCACTCAATCATGTTAAGATAGCCTATACCAGAAAAAATAACGTAGCAACGCTTATCGTAGATTCCTTTACCATTACTGATGACCAGGGAAATACCTATCACTTTAATGACAGTTCAATTGCTGCGCTATTAAGTAGTAATGATATTGGTGAGATCTCTTCTACAGAATTCAATTCTGCATTTTATCTGAGCAGCATCAAAAATGCCAGCGGAGTGGAGGTCGCCAGCTTTACCTATAAAAAAGAAGCTAAATATCTTGACGATAAAACCACACTTTTCTATAAAACCTGCCAGCTGGAAAAAATAAGCACGGCTTTCGGAAATATAGAAATGGTGTACGATTATGATGAGGCACTGGAAAAAACAAAGAATGAGCCTTATAGTATTAAAAAGATTATTCTCAATAACAAATACGCCAAAACCGCAGAATATGCCTTTGAATATTCTTATCCGTTTCCTTCGGGTTCTGTAGAAAGTACTTCAAAAATAAGACAGTTGGATAAGATCAAAAAAATGGATGGGCAGACCGTTTTGGAAGAAACGTCATTTTTATATAACCCTTTAAGTTCAAACTCTTCAGGAAGCTTAAATTGTGGGGGCACACAGATCATCAAACCTTACGGAATGCTGAATAAAATTATTTTCCCGACAAAAGGCGCAACAGAATATGTCTATGAAACCGGAGAGGTTTATAAGGATAGAAACTCAGCAGCTTATCTGGAATCAATAAGTGGCGACCTTATTGATATGTGTATTCAATATACTCAGCAGTATCCATTGCAGAATTTTGATACTACTCAATCGCTAACTTACACGTTTACCATTCCGGGAGATCCTACCAAGAAAAAAACATTATGGTTTGACTTTGCTATTGAGTATAATCTTATACCAGGACCGATTGATCCCAATACAGGATTTCCTACCATACCGCCACCCATAAAGGAGAACCAGAAAATGTCCTATACTTTAAAGAGAGGGAATGAAACCATTTTTGCCAATACTAAGGTGTCGGGAAAGAAGTTTTATAACTATCCGGGACAATATACCGTTACCATTACGATTCCTTATGTCCATGGGGGAAGCGGTAATTTTTCTTATACAGAATTGATGTATAAACCGGGTCCTTACAGGAACTCAAGTCCTGCAGGGATGAGAATCAAATCCATCAACAGATATAATGATGTAAGTAGCACAATGCCGATCCAGTCGATGTCATACAGCTATAATAAATTGAATTCAACAGATACCAGTGGAGAGATGCAATCAGGTGAAGTGATATACAGGAATGTAAAGGTAAGCGAAGATTCAGGAAAGGGCTACAGTCAATATTATTTTAAACTTCCATCAGAATATCCTTCCTATTCTTATGTCTATAATGGAAACACTGTTCCCCTTCGTCCTTACCATAATCTGGTGAAGTCAGGGGTGTTAGAAAAAAAAGAAATCTATAGTGATAGTAATCAGTTGCTGGCCAAAGATGAATATAATTATACTTTCACGGAAGTAGATAATAGTGTCTATGAAATAGGAGACACAAAAACCTACTCCAAACCTGCATTTACCAGCCAGACCAAAACAAGTTCTGTGGCGTATCCTTCCGGTACCGCATCTTCTTTCCTGCAAAGTTCAGGGGAAAATAATGTGAGAGCAGACAATTTCAAACCTTCCAGCTCCAAAAGTATCGCTCCTGACGGAACGGTAACAGAAACGTTCTATAAGTATGCTCAGGATAAAAACCACACCAGATTACTGGAAGCCAATATGACGGGGGTTTTACTTGAGTCAGAAGTAAAAGAAAACGGAAAAACAATCGGGAAGTCGGAAACCAAATTTGATAATGGATCTCATTTGTATCCAAGCTCTGTTATAGTATACGACAGACAAACCCAGGCTCCGGTTACGACTTCTACCCTTGATGTCTACGATAGTAAAGGAAACCTGGTGCAAGCCACCGGAAAAAACGGTATTCCAAGTACGACCGTCTGGGGATATAATCAAAAGTTGCCTATTGCTGTTATTGCAGGAGCATCTTATGCTCAAGTTGCTTCTTTGTCCAGTGTAACTGCTGCCATTGCAGCTTCTGATGCAGATAATGATAACCCAGCTAATGAACCTGCATTGCTTCAGGCATTGGATACCTTAAGAAAAGATCCGGCGCTGAAAGACTTCAGTATTACCACTTCAACGTATGATCCTTTGGTTGGAATAACCAATTCCATATCAGCTAACGGAATCAGAACCACCAATGCGTATGATACGGCGGGAAGATTAATTAAAGTAAAAGATTCAGATGGAAAAACCCTGACGGAGAATCAATACAACTACAAACACTAA
- a CDS encoding helix-turn-helix transcriptional regulator, with translation MNSDSDFIKTVFGLKLKQQRQKKNWSLQDLAVKTGLSKSYLNEIENGKKYPKHDKIIQLSEALSCTFDDLVSTKLDKSLSPFNEILQSDFFKEVPLELFGINKNNLISIISDAPKKVTAFINALIEISQNYNLGKERFYFAVLRSFQELYDNYFPEIEEKVNLFAEENQLEINKDLKSDVLEKILLEKFNYTIQSEGFEKYGTLDNLRSLFIPERKLLLLNKKLEKDQKTFILAKEIGFNVLELKNRPNTYSWLDFGSFEEILNNFYASYFAGALLISKEIAIEKTSEFFRQNQWAPESFGSLINSFTHSPETFYYRLTNILSAEMGIRDLFYLCLVKKKGSDKIQILKELHLNHQQAPHANATNEHYCRRWIAVKNLDDLKENETLTDAQISHYKDQGVSYLVISTSQKNPFSDGSNRSYCLGILLNSQTIKKVNFVKSPTLQTINVGVTCESCSIPDCEVRQASPVRLEKEHFNLSMKNSIEKVRKDFER, from the coding sequence ATGAATTCAGACAGCGACTTTATCAAAACAGTTTTCGGGCTTAAACTGAAACAGCAGCGACAAAAGAAAAATTGGTCGTTACAGGACCTTGCCGTAAAGACCGGGCTTTCAAAATCTTACCTTAACGAAATTGAAAACGGGAAGAAATATCCGAAACACGACAAGATCATTCAACTTTCAGAAGCACTCAGCTGTACTTTTGATGATCTGGTTTCTACCAAACTGGATAAGAGTCTGTCTCCGTTTAATGAAATTTTACAATCTGATTTTTTCAAAGAGGTTCCGCTGGAATTATTCGGTATTAATAAAAACAACCTCATCAGTATCATCAGTGATGCTCCTAAAAAGGTAACGGCCTTTATTAATGCGCTGATTGAGATTTCCCAAAACTATAATCTCGGAAAAGAGAGGTTTTATTTTGCTGTCCTAAGGTCATTTCAGGAGTTGTATGATAATTATTTCCCGGAAATTGAAGAAAAAGTAAACCTGTTTGCCGAAGAAAATCAATTGGAGATCAACAAGGATTTAAAATCTGATGTTCTGGAAAAAATTCTTTTGGAAAAGTTTAATTACACCATTCAGTCTGAAGGTTTTGAAAAATATGGCACTCTTGACAATCTTCGTTCTCTTTTTATCCCGGAGCGCAAATTGCTGCTTTTGAATAAAAAGCTTGAAAAGGATCAGAAGACATTTATTTTAGCAAAAGAAATAGGCTTTAATGTCCTTGAATTAAAAAATCGTCCCAATACTTATTCGTGGCTTGATTTCGGAAGTTTTGAAGAGATCCTCAACAATTTTTATGCTTCATATTTTGCCGGGGCCCTTCTAATTTCCAAAGAAATTGCCATTGAAAAAACTTCAGAATTTTTCCGGCAAAACCAATGGGCTCCTGAAAGCTTCGGAAGCCTTATCAACAGTTTCACCCATTCTCCGGAAACCTTTTATTACCGGCTGACTAATATTCTTTCGGCGGAAATGGGAATTAGAGATTTATTTTATTTGTGTCTTGTCAAAAAGAAAGGTTCAGATAAGATCCAGATTTTAAAAGAACTACACCTTAATCATCAACAGGCTCCTCACGCCAACGCCACCAATGAGCATTACTGCAGAAGATGGATAGCTGTAAAAAACCTTGATGACCTGAAGGAAAACGAAACGCTTACCGACGCACAGATTTCTCATTATAAAGATCAGGGGGTAAGTTATCTGGTTATTTCGACCTCGCAAAAAAATCCTTTCTCTGACGGAAGCAACAGAAGTTATTGCCTTGGGATTTTACTGAATTCTCAGACGATCAAAAAAGTCAATTTTGTCAAATCCCCTACGTTGCAAACCATTAATGTAGGTGTAACCTGTGAATCCTGCAGCATCCCGGACTGTGAAGTAAGACAAGCTTCGCCCGTACGACTGGAAAAGGAACATTTCAATCTCAGCATGAAAAATTCTATTGAGAAGGTGAGAAAAGATTTCGAGAGGTAA
- a CDS encoding RHS repeat-associated core domain-containing protein, which produces MKKIIVGFNLLFVAGISFAQTNLSTNENYVYSKTCMDGDCTKKSESVQYFDGLGRPIQSIAIKATPLGRDVVLPVEYDAQGRQAKSYYPVPQNGSQNGALYANPLANAPAAGYGNEKIYTEKKYDNLFAGRVSQVVPAGNTWSQKPVGLGYGTNIDGEVRKYSVTTTWVDGRTETAISGPVFYPANQLGKNTITDPDGNTGTEFKNGKGETILVRKNDGAQNVDTYYLHNEYGQLVYVIPPMAVTGTTPDQATLDNLCYQYRYDGQGRLVEKKVPGRGWDYMIYDAQDRPVATQDANLREKGQWLYTKYDKFGRVTFTGINSGGGRSAEQIIATAYGSNNVSRTSSVFFNREGMDVYYNPNSTYPVAGWVKLLSINYYDTYPAYSFNPPFPSSVLGKPVISDTGNAVVNTQAMPTLSFVKNIEDDNWTKNYAYYDAEGRLISTYTINHLGGYSRIENELDFAGVTKQTKIYHKRLSGDKEMVIAQSFDYDGQNRMIRHRHQVGGQAVEMLAENAYNELSQITNKKVGNGLESIDYQYDIRGALTKINDPVALGTKLFGYELKYQNPAYTNIAPGKSNGNISEIDWKSASDGVLKRYSYTYDPLNRLKDAIYTEPNTTNPYNNYYNEYATYDLNGNIKTLKRNAFPITGTTATQVDDLVYQYTGNRLDKVIENALNDTGYEGGNNTIDYDLNGNMINMKDKGIQKMGYNLLSLQNQLSISSTNGAGKVSNTNIDHIYRADGAKLRKISVQQAYMGLPRTQTTDYLDGFQYTNIDDGQGCRTCKTESAYEEQAYTKIIGPVFPGGPLWTLDFIPTAEGFYSFTENRYIYQYKDHLGNVRVSFTRNSAGAPEITGTNNYYPFGLNHIGGSNMSPFSNYHSYKFGGKELQETGMYDFEARMYMPDLGRWGVIDPMAEAMRRYSPYNYAFNNPISFIDPDGMQPRQFSMPTDTRPDAPSTWINPNWLGRGGAEFGSIDTGYSGGGGGASMSAEGLINTAFNLGSGTWFNTKFGLENGNGILLGYDGGYKSLNSNYEEGGIGAIVTTIEVNITGKGKFYNWNLGDNYLPNILAMGMAFNQSLAGFNYQNGGGRLDPMIGVRNDGPIRYMGGAGDPWGIYEGIGMVISGSDKSNMKYAALPFLIMTRNTDDALKLLAVEKSILKEEAKAISKNAVAKNGTLNAGPFAGEGLVAKNGKSRNFTVDERKVINEQGYSLGCHTCGQKSPGTKSGNFILDHQPANALIPSGWPQTFYPHCRFCSSSQGGIIGGMKKQGVLPKISN; this is translated from the coding sequence ATGAAAAAAATTATAGTAGGATTCAATCTCTTGTTTGTAGCGGGAATTTCCTTTGCGCAAACCAACCTCAGCACTAATGAGAACTATGTCTACAGTAAAACCTGTATGGATGGAGACTGTACTAAAAAATCAGAATCTGTACAGTATTTTGATGGATTGGGAAGACCCATCCAGTCGATAGCCATTAAAGCGACCCCTTTGGGAAGAGATGTGGTATTACCTGTGGAATACGATGCCCAGGGAAGACAGGCTAAAAGTTATTATCCTGTTCCTCAAAACGGAAGTCAGAACGGGGCACTTTACGCCAATCCATTAGCCAATGCTCCTGCTGCGGGCTATGGGAATGAAAAAATTTATACGGAAAAAAAATATGATAATCTGTTTGCAGGCCGTGTCAGCCAGGTGGTTCCTGCCGGAAATACATGGTCTCAAAAGCCTGTAGGCCTTGGATACGGAACCAATATTGACGGCGAAGTCAGAAAATATAGCGTAACCACTACCTGGGTAGACGGCAGGACGGAAACCGCTATTTCCGGGCCTGTTTTTTACCCTGCCAATCAATTGGGAAAAAATACGATAACCGATCCCGACGGAAATACCGGTACGGAATTTAAAAACGGAAAAGGAGAAACCATCCTCGTTAGAAAAAATGACGGGGCACAAAATGTAGATACCTACTATCTCCACAATGAATACGGACAACTGGTCTATGTCATTCCTCCGATGGCCGTAACGGGTACGACTCCTGATCAGGCCACATTGGATAATCTCTGTTACCAGTATCGCTACGACGGACAGGGGAGGTTGGTAGAGAAAAAAGTCCCTGGGAGAGGCTGGGATTATATGATCTATGATGCTCAGGACAGACCGGTAGCCACTCAGGATGCCAACTTAAGAGAAAAAGGACAATGGTTGTACACTAAATATGATAAGTTCGGAAGAGTAACATTTACCGGGATAAATTCAGGTGGAGGAAGAAGTGCTGAACAGATTATAGCCACCGCGTATGGTAGCAATAATGTTAGTAGAACTTCATCTGTTTTCTTTAACCGGGAAGGAATGGATGTATATTATAATCCTAATAGTACTTATCCTGTGGCTGGTTGGGTAAAACTGCTATCAATCAACTATTATGATACCTATCCAGCCTACAGTTTTAATCCGCCTTTTCCATCTTCTGTGTTAGGAAAACCTGTTATTTCTGATACGGGAAATGCAGTGGTAAACACACAGGCAATGCCTACCCTCAGTTTTGTCAAAAATATTGAGGATGATAACTGGACAAAGAATTATGCGTATTACGATGCTGAAGGAAGATTGATAAGTACATACACTATCAATCACCTAGGTGGTTATAGCAGAATTGAAAATGAGCTGGATTTTGCAGGTGTAACAAAACAGACCAAAATATATCACAAAAGACTGAGTGGTGATAAAGAAATGGTCATTGCCCAAAGTTTTGATTATGACGGACAAAACAGAATGATCAGACATCGTCATCAGGTAGGAGGGCAAGCTGTGGAAATGCTGGCTGAAAATGCCTATAATGAATTGTCACAGATCACCAACAAAAAAGTAGGAAATGGTCTGGAGAGTATCGATTATCAGTATGACATTCGTGGGGCTCTTACGAAAATCAATGATCCGGTAGCATTGGGCACTAAACTGTTCGGGTATGAACTGAAATACCAGAACCCGGCCTACACCAATATTGCTCCGGGAAAAAGCAATGGAAATATCTCTGAAATTGACTGGAAGTCTGCTTCAGACGGCGTATTGAAAAGATATTCTTACACCTATGATCCGTTAAACAGGTTAAAAGATGCCATATATACAGAACCCAATACGACCAATCCGTATAACAATTATTATAATGAATATGCGACTTATGACCTGAACGGAAACATCAAAACCCTGAAAAGGAATGCTTTTCCAATAACAGGAACTACGGCCACTCAGGTTGATGACCTGGTGTATCAGTATACCGGAAACCGTTTGGATAAAGTCATTGAAAACGCATTGAACGACACCGGATATGAAGGCGGAAATAATACGATTGACTATGACTTGAACGGAAATATGATCAATATGAAGGATAAGGGAATTCAGAAGATGGGTTATAATCTGTTAAGTCTTCAGAATCAGTTATCTATTTCATCAACCAATGGGGCAGGAAAAGTGTCTAACACAAATATTGATCACATCTATAGAGCAGACGGAGCAAAACTCCGAAAAATATCTGTTCAACAGGCTTATATGGGACTACCCAGAACGCAAACCACAGATTATCTGGATGGCTTTCAGTATACCAATATAGATGATGGACAAGGATGCCGTACCTGTAAAACTGAAAGTGCCTATGAAGAGCAGGCCTATACCAAAATTATTGGTCCTGTTTTCCCCGGCGGACCTTTATGGACATTGGATTTTATCCCTACCGCAGAAGGCTTTTATAGTTTCACGGAAAACCGTTATATTTACCAATACAAAGACCATTTAGGTAATGTAAGAGTAAGTTTCACAAGAAACAGCGCAGGTGCTCCTGAAATTACCGGAACCAACAACTACTATCCATTTGGGCTCAACCATATTGGAGGCAGTAACATGTCCCCATTCTCTAATTATCATTCTTACAAGTTTGGAGGTAAAGAACTCCAGGAAACAGGAATGTATGATTTTGAAGCTAGAATGTATATGCCTGATCTAGGAAGATGGGGCGTTATAGATCCTATGGCAGAAGCTATGAGAAGATATTCTCCTTATAATTATGCCTTTAACAACCCGATAAGCTTTATAGATCCGGATGGGATGCAACCTCGTCAGTTTTCGATGCCTACAGATACCAGACCTGATGCTCCCTCAACTTGGATCAATCCTAATTGGTTAGGAAGAGGAGGTGCTGAATTTGGATCTATAGACACAGGATACAGTGGTGGCGGAGGCGGTGCTTCAATGTCTGCTGAAGGATTGATTAATACCGCTTTTAATTTAGGATCTGGGACGTGGTTTAATACAAAATTTGGTTTAGAGAATGGAAATGGTATTTTATTAGGATATGATGGTGGTTACAAAAGTCTTAATTCCAACTATGAGGAAGGCGGTATTGGCGCGATTGTTACTACCATTGAAGTTAATATCACTGGAAAAGGAAAATTTTATAATTGGAATTTAGGAGATAACTATCTTCCGAATATCTTAGCAATGGGAATGGCATTTAATCAGTCCCTTGCAGGATTTAATTACCAGAATGGAGGCGGAAGACTTGATCCCATGATAGGGGTGAGAAATGATGGTCCAATCAGGTATATGGGAGGAGCAGGTGATCCTTGGGGAATTTATGAAGGAATAGGAATGGTTATTTCTGGTTCTGATAAGAGCAATATGAAGTATGCCGCATTGCCTTTCTTGATAATGACAAGAAATACAGATGATGCCTTAAAACTATTAGCTGTAGAAAAAAGTATTCTTAAAGAGGAAGCTAAAGCGATTTCAAAAAATGCAGTTGCTAAAAATGGAACATTAAATGCTGGACCTTTCGCAGGTGAAGGGCTAGTAGCAAAAAATGGAAAAAGTAGAAATTTTACTGTTGATGAAAGAAAAGTTATTAATGAACAAGGATATAGTTTGGGTTGCCACACATGTGGGCAAAAAAGTCCAGGAACTAAATCGGGTAATTTTATTTTAGATCATCAACCTGCAAATGCTTTAATCCCAAGTGGATGGCCTCAAACCTTTTACCCTCATTGTAGATTTTGCAGCTCAAGTCAAGGTGGGATCATTGGGGGAATGAAAAAACAAGGTGTTTTACCAAAGATAAGTAATTAA
- a CDS encoding alpha/beta hydrolase, whose amino-acid sequence MLNLILLHGALGHSDIFTPYLETLSQYFNIHTPVFSGHGDTELPANGTSIEKYTLELSDYCTKNNLTDVYIFGHSMGGYVALCYGMKNPENINSIMTLGTKFEWNEEQALQESKMLDPDIILEKVPQYAQLLESQHGSKWKQLLPAIADLMVNLGKNPPLENNLATITIPTQIMVGDRDHMVTIEESLNVYRTLPNAKMAVLPDTKHPMDKVRPDLLVSLIKDFWNLS is encoded by the coding sequence ATGCTCAATTTGATTTTACTACACGGAGCCTTAGGTCACAGTGATATATTCACCCCTTACCTGGAAACATTATCGCAATATTTTAATATTCATACTCCTGTATTTTCAGGACATGGAGATACAGAACTTCCTGCGAACGGCACCAGTATAGAAAAATATACGCTGGAATTATCAGACTATTGTACAAAAAATAATCTGACAGATGTTTATATTTTTGGCCACAGCATGGGAGGCTATGTTGCTCTTTGCTATGGAATGAAAAATCCGGAAAATATAAATTCCATTATGACTTTGGGGACAAAATTTGAATGGAACGAAGAACAGGCTTTACAAGAGAGCAAAATGCTTGATCCCGATATAATCCTTGAAAAGGTTCCTCAATATGCACAGCTTTTAGAATCACAACACGGCTCAAAATGGAAACAATTACTTCCTGCCATAGCTGATCTGATGGTTAATTTAGGTAAAAATCCTCCATTGGAAAACAATCTGGCTACGATTACTATTCCTACTCAGATTATGGTAGGTGACCGAGACCATATGGTAACCATTGAAGAAAGTCTGAATGTCTACAGAACCCTCCCTAATGCAAAAATGGCCGTACTTCCGGATACAAAGCATCCTATGGATAAAGTACGACCTGATTTATTAGTAAGCTTAATAAAAGATTTCTGGAATCTTTCTTAA
- the upp gene encoding uracil phosphoribosyltransferase, which translates to MLTILSDNFSLVNEWINELRNVEVQHDRMRFRRNMERIGEIAAFEISKGLEQREVEIQTPLDTIKSREIAVQPVITTILRAGVPLFEGILNYLDRADCGFVAAYRKHDANDYFSIKQDYLTCPSIENRPLIVADPMLATGASLIEAIKDLLTNGNPTQLHIVAAIASRQGVETVQKAYPDAYIWVGAIDEHLTSKGYITPGLGDAGDLSYGEKLQR; encoded by the coding sequence ATGCTTACTATATTATCAGATAATTTTTCTCTTGTTAATGAATGGATTAATGAACTTCGAAACGTTGAAGTTCAACATGACCGGATGAGATTCCGAAGAAATATGGAAAGAATAGGAGAAATCGCAGCTTTTGAAATAAGCAAAGGACTGGAGCAAAGAGAAGTTGAAATCCAGACTCCTTTAGATACCATCAAAAGCAGAGAAATTGCAGTACAGCCGGTTATTACTACTATTCTGAGAGCCGGAGTTCCATTGTTTGAAGGAATCCTTAATTATCTTGACAGAGCAGATTGCGGTTTTGTTGCAGCTTATAGAAAACATGATGCGAATGATTATTTTTCTATCAAACAGGATTACCTTACCTGTCCAAGTATTGAAAACAGACCACTCATTGTAGCTGATCCAATGCTGGCAACCGGCGCATCTTTAATTGAAGCTATTAAAGATTTGTTGACAAACGGAAATCCAACCCAGCTTCATATTGTAGCAGCTATTGCTTCCAGACAAGGTGTGGAAACTGTTCAAAAGGCATATCCCGATGCTTACATTTGGGTAGGAGCTATAGATGAACACTTAACGTCTAAAGGGTATATCACCCCTGGCTTAGGAGATGCGGGAGACCTAAGCTACGGAGAAAAACTTCAGCGATAA